Proteins from a single region of Coregonus clupeaformis isolate EN_2021a chromosome 35, ASM2061545v1, whole genome shotgun sequence:
- the LOC121550584 gene encoding claudin-4-like — protein MATTGMQLLGLVLSLVGWLGGFLVCSVPLWRVTAFIGNNIVTAQIIWEGLWMTCIVQSTGQIQCKVYDSLLALPSDMQAARGLTVLSVLLCGLALALGVVGVKCTKCIGQNSLKARIARISGFLFGIAGFLYLVPVCWTAHSIIRDFYDPHVAAPHKRELGPALYLGWGASALLLIGGSLLYAGSSPPGIPGSPTFSSDSSPRRAPAAQVKGYV, from the coding sequence ATGGCGACCACCGGCATGCAGCTCCTGGGCCTGGTCCTGtccctggttggctggctgggcgGCTTCCTGGTATGCTCTGTTCCGCTGTGGCGCGTCACCGCCTTCATCGGCAACAACATCGTGACGGCTCAGATCATCTGGGAGGGGCTGTGGATGACCTGCATCGTCCAATCAACGGGCCAGATCCAGTGCAAGGTGTACGACAGTCTCTTAGCCCTGCCCAGCGACATGCAGGCGGCCCGGGGCCTCACCGTGCTCTCCGTCCTCCTCTGTGGCCTGGCCCTGGCTTTAGGCGTGGTGGGGGTAAAGTGCACCAAGTGTATCGGTCAGAATAGTCTGAAGGCTCGTATTGCGAGGATCTCCGGCTTCCTGTTCGGCATCGCTGGGTTTCTCTACCTGGTTCCTGTCTGCTGGACGGCCCACTCCATTATCAGGGACTTCTATGATCCCCACGTGGCCGCGCCTCACAAGAGGGAGCTAGGCCCCGCCCTCTACCTGGGCTGGGGGGCGTCGGCCTTGCTGCTGATTGGTGGGTCGCTGCTGTATGCGGGGTCGAGTCCTCCCGGCATCCCCGGGTCTCCGACCTTCAGCAGCGACAGCAGCCCCCGTAGAGCACCTGCCGCTCAGGTCAAAGGTTACGT
- the LOC121550992 gene encoding E3 ubiquitin-protein ligase TRIM39 isoform X1 has translation MGQGMASTISTISLLSERHFLCPLCKDIFSSPVTTPCGHSFCQACLCGYWTRHRSDYCPLCKRLFHTRPDLSVNRILADVSDNYRKTRPESPEESHDTPQVVDIDQMIQERLQKVDRLRHSLQLLKNSCLREVRESQKVFSALVSSMEKSHKAVVTAIEEREGGEERIVEKLVKELEQEIKQLRNGDTELGPSHSQQSHDELCGGGKKTVAVSTTSTLGYSERRDWSKVTMETDPCMGVTRRAVSDLMDMVKGELNRLSKAELKKIQKYTVDISLSPKTAHASLSVSDDRKQVRHTDKHQEVPDNPKRFDRVANVLGRESFSSGRSYWEVEVGEKLEWNLGVARQSINRKGKFTVSPANGFWTLSLKSGGQYVANTSPTITPVGLEQKPRKVGVFLDYVEGRVSFYCAETGVHIHTFTDSFTDRLHPLFSPGRQHGGRNIAPLVITTSFCSI, from the exons ATGGGACAG GGCATGGCATCGACCATCTCTACCATCAGCCTGCTCTCTGAGAGGCACTTCCTGTGtccgctgtgtaaggacatcttCAGCAGTCCCGTGACCACTCCATGTGGCCACAGCTTCTGTCAGGCCTGCCTGTGTGG GTACTGGACCCGGCACCGTTCGGACTACTGTCCCCTCTGTAAGAGGTTGTTCCATACCAGGCCAGACCTTAGTGTCAACCGCATCCTGGCTGACGTCTCTGACAACTACAGGAAGACGAGGCCAGAGAGCCCTGAGGAGAGCCACGACACG CCACAGGTTGTAGACATTGACCAGATGATCCAGGAGAGACTGCAGAAAGTCGACAGACTCAGACACTCCCTGCAGCTCCTCAAA AACTCGTGTCTGAGGGAGGTGCGTGAGAGCCAGAAGGTGTTCTCTGCCCTGGTGAGTTCCATGGAGAAGAGCCACAAGGCCGTGGTGACAGCCatcgaggagagagaggggggggaggag AGGATTGTTGAGAAGCTGGTGAAGGAGCTGGAACAGGAGATTAAACAGctgaggaatggagacactgaaCTGGGGCCTTCTCATTCTCAGCAGAGCCATGATGAGCTATGTGGTGGTGGTAAGAAGACTGTTGCTGTG AGCACCACTTCCACCCTGGGTTACTCTGAGAGGAGGGACTGGTCCAAGGTTACCATGGAGACAGACCCCTGCATGGGCGTGACCAGGAGAGCAGTGTCAGACCTGATGGACATGGTCAAGGGAGAGCTCAACAGACTCTCTAAAGCTG AGCTgaagaaaatacagaaatacacag TAGACATCTCCCTGAGTCCCAAGACGGCCCacgcctccctctctgtctcagacGACCGGAAACAGGTgcgacacacagacaaacaccagGAGGTCCCAGACAACCCCAAGAGGTTTGACCGCGTGGCCAACGTCCTGGGCAGAGAGTCCTTCAGCAGCGGCAG GTCCtactgggaggtggaggtgggagagAAGCTAGAGTGGAACCTGGGCGTGGCCAGACAGTCCATCAACAGGAAGGGGAAGTTTACAGTCAGCCCAGCCAATGGCTTCTGGACACTGAGCCTAAAGAGCGGGGGTCAGTACGTAGCTAACACCTCCCCCACCATCACCCCCGTGGGCCTGGAGCAGAAGCCCAGGAAGGTGGGGGTGTTTCTGGACTACGTGGAGGGCAGAGTGTCCTTCTACTGCGCGGAGACTGGAGTTCACATCCATACATTTACAGATAGCTTCACTGATAGACTACACCCGCTCTTTAGTCCTGGGAGGCAACATGGGGGCAGGAATATCGCTCCTCTGGTTATTACTACTAGCTTCTGTAGCATCTGA
- the LOC121550992 gene encoding E3 ubiquitin-protein ligase TRIM39 isoform X2 — protein sequence MGQGMASTISTISLLSERHFLCPLCKDIFSSPVTTPCGHSFCQACLCGYWTRHRSDYCPLCKRLFHTRPDLSVNRILADVSDNYRKTRPESPEESHDTPQVVDIDQMIQERLQKVDRLRHSLQLLKNSCLREVRESQKVFSALVSSMEKSHKAVVTAIEEREGGEERIVEKLVKELEQEIKQLRNGDTELGPSHSQQSHDELCGGGKKTVAVSTTSTLGYSERRDWSKVTMETDPCMGVTRRAVSDLMDMVKGELNRLSKAELKKIQKYTDISLSPKTAHASLSVSDDRKQVRHTDKHQEVPDNPKRFDRVANVLGRESFSSGRSYWEVEVGEKLEWNLGVARQSINRKGKFTVSPANGFWTLSLKSGGQYVANTSPTITPVGLEQKPRKVGVFLDYVEGRVSFYCAETGVHIHTFTDSFTDRLHPLFSPGRQHGGRNIAPLVITTSFCSI from the exons ATGGGACAG GGCATGGCATCGACCATCTCTACCATCAGCCTGCTCTCTGAGAGGCACTTCCTGTGtccgctgtgtaaggacatcttCAGCAGTCCCGTGACCACTCCATGTGGCCACAGCTTCTGTCAGGCCTGCCTGTGTGG GTACTGGACCCGGCACCGTTCGGACTACTGTCCCCTCTGTAAGAGGTTGTTCCATACCAGGCCAGACCTTAGTGTCAACCGCATCCTGGCTGACGTCTCTGACAACTACAGGAAGACGAGGCCAGAGAGCCCTGAGGAGAGCCACGACACG CCACAGGTTGTAGACATTGACCAGATGATCCAGGAGAGACTGCAGAAAGTCGACAGACTCAGACACTCCCTGCAGCTCCTCAAA AACTCGTGTCTGAGGGAGGTGCGTGAGAGCCAGAAGGTGTTCTCTGCCCTGGTGAGTTCCATGGAGAAGAGCCACAAGGCCGTGGTGACAGCCatcgaggagagagaggggggggaggag AGGATTGTTGAGAAGCTGGTGAAGGAGCTGGAACAGGAGATTAAACAGctgaggaatggagacactgaaCTGGGGCCTTCTCATTCTCAGCAGAGCCATGATGAGCTATGTGGTGGTGGTAAGAAGACTGTTGCTGTG AGCACCACTTCCACCCTGGGTTACTCTGAGAGGAGGGACTGGTCCAAGGTTACCATGGAGACAGACCCCTGCATGGGCGTGACCAGGAGAGCAGTGTCAGACCTGATGGACATGGTCAAGGGAGAGCTCAACAGACTCTCTAAAGCTG AGCTgaagaaaatacagaaatacacag ACATCTCCCTGAGTCCCAAGACGGCCCacgcctccctctctgtctcagacGACCGGAAACAGGTgcgacacacagacaaacaccagGAGGTCCCAGACAACCCCAAGAGGTTTGACCGCGTGGCCAACGTCCTGGGCAGAGAGTCCTTCAGCAGCGGCAG GTCCtactgggaggtggaggtgggagagAAGCTAGAGTGGAACCTGGGCGTGGCCAGACAGTCCATCAACAGGAAGGGGAAGTTTACAGTCAGCCCAGCCAATGGCTTCTGGACACTGAGCCTAAAGAGCGGGGGTCAGTACGTAGCTAACACCTCCCCCACCATCACCCCCGTGGGCCTGGAGCAGAAGCCCAGGAAGGTGGGGGTGTTTCTGGACTACGTGGAGGGCAGAGTGTCCTTCTACTGCGCGGAGACTGGAGTTCACATCCATACATTTACAGATAGCTTCACTGATAGACTACACCCGCTCTTTAGTCCTGGGAGGCAACATGGGGGCAGGAATATCGCTCCTCTGGTTATTACTACTAGCTTCTGTAGCATCTGA
- the si:dkey-120c6.5 gene encoding GTPase IMAP family member 9 isoform X2 — MASNKSSEPKRRRSIDEPPYCDAEFRVLVFGRSGRNQFSLTNSILGTDVFDDEVCRIAESQRHRSEAFDRKLAVVNTPNLSECEASEKELNRVFKRSVCMSSPGPYAVLFALDLSNISPGAVRILQLVTKHFGDSILNHMMVVVCHEGEKEDSALEERVKTIRDFRELIEKCGQRYHLFNERKARRDEKVSRQLLEKMDNMVRENAGRFYSNHQYEEAEERIQKEERFMMKAREKEMLTKWKELESRHTGEGLEKELLQFETAIRVENREKAERKISEILGFTLRAVDYAAAVGKGAAVGALCGAVMGFEGMAVGAVIGAVVGGVVGGAAREAWGYVTNAAEQINRR; from the exons ATGGCATCCAACAAGA GTTCTGAGCCGAAAAGGAGGAGGAGCATTGATGAGCCCCCTTATT gTGATGCAGAGTTCAGAGTCCTTGTCTTTGGGAGAAGTGGTCGCAATCAATTTTCTCTGACAAACTCCATTCTGGGGACAGATGTGTTCGATGATGAGGTCTGCAGGATTGcagagagtcagagacacaggAGCGAAGCGTTCGATAGAAAACTAGCTGTGGTCAACACCCCAAACCTCTCTGAGTGTGAGGCATCAGAGAAAGAGCTGAACAGGGTGTTCAAGAGGTCTGTGTGTATGTCCTCTCCTGGTCCCTACGCCGTCCTCTTTGCATTAGACCTGAGCAACATCTCACCAGGTGCCGTGCGCATCCTGCAACTCGTCACAAAGCATTTTGGGGACAGCATCTTGAACCACATGATGGTTGTGGTGTGCCACGAAGGGGAGAAGGAGGATTCAGCTCTTGAGGAGAGAGTCAAGACTATCAGAGACTTCAGGGAGCTCATTGAGAAGTGTGGCCAAAGGTATCACCTCTTCAATGAGAGAAAGGCCCGGAGAGATGAGAAGGTTTCCAGACAGCTCCTGGAGAAGATGGACAACATGGTGAGGGAAAACGCAGGCAGATTCTACTCCAATCACCAATacgaggaagcagaggagagaatCCAGAAAGAGGAGCGTTTCATGATgaaagcgagagagaaggagatgctGACAAAGTGGAAGGAGCTGGAGAGCAGGCACACAGGTGAAGGTCTTGAAAAGGAGCTGCTGCAGTTCGAGACAGCGATAAGAGTAGAGAACCGAGAGAAGGCTGAGAGGAAGATTTCAGAGATACTAGGATTCACTCTCAGAGCAGTTGACTATGCTGCCGCAGTAGGTAAAGGGGCAGCTGTAGGCGCTTTATGTGGAGCAGTCATGGGGTTTGAGGGAATGGCGGTGGGAGCTGTTATAGGTGCCGTTGTTGGGGGTGTCGTAGGAGGTGCTGCCAGAGAGGCATGGGGTTACGTCACAAACGCTGCTGAACAAATTAATAGACGTTGA
- the si:dkey-120c6.5 gene encoding GTPase IMAP family member 9 isoform X1 yields the protein MASNKSSEPKRRRSIDEPPYLSGDAEFRVLVFGRSGRNQFSLTNSILGTDVFDDEVCRIAESQRHRSEAFDRKLAVVNTPNLSECEASEKELNRVFKRSVCMSSPGPYAVLFALDLSNISPGAVRILQLVTKHFGDSILNHMMVVVCHEGEKEDSALEERVKTIRDFRELIEKCGQRYHLFNERKARRDEKVSRQLLEKMDNMVRENAGRFYSNHQYEEAEERIQKEERFMMKAREKEMLTKWKELESRHTGEGLEKELLQFETAIRVENREKAERKISEILGFTLRAVDYAAAVGKGAAVGALCGAVMGFEGMAVGAVIGAVVGGVVGGAAREAWGYVTNAAEQINRR from the exons ATGGCATCCAACAAGA GTTCTGAGCCGAAAAGGAGGAGGAGCATTGATGAGCCCCCTTATT tgtcaggTGATGCAGAGTTCAGAGTCCTTGTCTTTGGGAGAAGTGGTCGCAATCAATTTTCTCTGACAAACTCCATTCTGGGGACAGATGTGTTCGATGATGAGGTCTGCAGGATTGcagagagtcagagacacaggAGCGAAGCGTTCGATAGAAAACTAGCTGTGGTCAACACCCCAAACCTCTCTGAGTGTGAGGCATCAGAGAAAGAGCTGAACAGGGTGTTCAAGAGGTCTGTGTGTATGTCCTCTCCTGGTCCCTACGCCGTCCTCTTTGCATTAGACCTGAGCAACATCTCACCAGGTGCCGTGCGCATCCTGCAACTCGTCACAAAGCATTTTGGGGACAGCATCTTGAACCACATGATGGTTGTGGTGTGCCACGAAGGGGAGAAGGAGGATTCAGCTCTTGAGGAGAGAGTCAAGACTATCAGAGACTTCAGGGAGCTCATTGAGAAGTGTGGCCAAAGGTATCACCTCTTCAATGAGAGAAAGGCCCGGAGAGATGAGAAGGTTTCCAGACAGCTCCTGGAGAAGATGGACAACATGGTGAGGGAAAACGCAGGCAGATTCTACTCCAATCACCAATacgaggaagcagaggagagaatCCAGAAAGAGGAGCGTTTCATGATgaaagcgagagagaaggagatgctGACAAAGTGGAAGGAGCTGGAGAGCAGGCACACAGGTGAAGGTCTTGAAAAGGAGCTGCTGCAGTTCGAGACAGCGATAAGAGTAGAGAACCGAGAGAAGGCTGAGAGGAAGATTTCAGAGATACTAGGATTCACTCTCAGAGCAGTTGACTATGCTGCCGCAGTAGGTAAAGGGGCAGCTGTAGGCGCTTTATGTGGAGCAGTCATGGGGTTTGAGGGAATGGCGGTGGGAGCTGTTATAGGTGCCGTTGTTGGGGGTGTCGTAGGAGGTGCTGCCAGAGAGGCATGGGGTTACGTCACAAACGCTGCTGAACAAATTAATAGACGTTGA
- the LOC121551846 gene encoding GTPase IMAP family member 9: MDSHNHSHRRQEAQSTDMELRILVVGSSGPSQFSLTNSILGREEFSKDVTSIVQSRKNLGDLAGTRVAVVNGPNLYGKHLSRTKMKTEMKRCKCLSAPGPHALLMAFDLEQICPNDVKTPKLMVKRFGEDALSHTMVLLAYEGDVDILALENRVSTDWHIRALIEQCGGRYHVFNKNWRDRSRDKELLQKIERMLATLGGQHYTSRSYGQAEESVRKEERKLLKKRAAETEEAWRELEQQYRGEALRWQMDAYNSSVGAEIRAKAEMDNGWLRTSLAVGAGLGLAAGAAMGMAMGAVAGAMGMTMGGALGGLMGGSAGGTAQVAIEHLEDRVGPHATNFNTVFINRFFRPPRS; the protein is encoded by the exons ATGGACAGTCACAACCACAGCCACAGGAGGCAGGAGG CTCAGTCCACTGATATGGAGTTGCGGATCCTGGTGGTGGGGTCCAGTGGCCCGTCTCAGTTCTCCCTGACCAACTCTATCCTGGGGCGGGAGGAGTTCTCCAAGGACGTCACCAGCATCGTCCAGAGCAGGAAGAACCTGGGGGACCTGGCCGGGACGCGTGTCGCTGTGGTCAACGGACCCAACCTCTACGGGAAGCACCTGTCCCGCACTAAGATGAAGACAGAGATGAAGAG gtgCAAATGTCTGTCAGCCCCCGGCCCTCACGCCCTGCTCATGGCCTTTGACCTGGAGCAGATCTGCCCCAACGACGTCAAGACGCCCAAGCTGATGGTGAAGCGTTTCGGTGAAGATGCCCTTTCCCACACCATGGTCCTCCTGGCCTACGAGGGGGACGTAGACATTCTGGCACTGGAGAACCGGGTCAGCACTGACTGGCACATCCGGGCGCTCATCGAGCAGTGTGGTGGGCGCTACCACGTCTTCAACAAGAACTGGAGGGACCGTTCTCGAGACAAGGAGCTCCTCCAGAAGATTGAACGGATGCTGGCGACCTTGGGCGGGCAGCACTACACCAGCCGCTCCTACGGGCAGGCGGAGGAGAGcgtgaggaaggaagagaggaagcTGCTGAAGAAGAGGGCGGCGGAGACGGAGGAGGCGTGGAGGGAGCtggagcagcagtaccggggggaggCGCTGCGCTGGCAGATGGACGCCTACAACAGCAGCGTGGGAGCAGAGATCAGGGCTAAAGCCGAGATGGACAACGGATGGTTGAGGACGTCGCTCGCCGTAGGGGCGGGGTTAGGGCTGGCAGCGGGGGCCGCCATGGGGATGGCGATGGGGGCGGTGGCGGGTGCGATGGGGATGACGATGGGAGGTGCTCTCGGAGGGCTGATGGGTGGGTCGGCGGGTGGGACGGCCCAGGTAGCGATAGAACACCTGGAGGATAGAGTGGGACCACACGCTACTAACTTCAACACCGTGTTCATCAACCGCTTCTTCAGGCCACCTCGTTCATGA